A window from Oscillatoria sp. FACHB-1406 encodes these proteins:
- a CDS encoding NB-ARC domain-containing protein: protein MADTLKACKEGLEIVDRARRRKGWTKTRTPAWWDSAYTTQATLKRFWRGIAIQRENFIAICQAVGVSDWDAIATSLPSEDIKDLASPKSPLSPRIDWGEAPDLPYFYGRDLELQKLERWIIGDRCKLITLLGLGGIGKTSLAVTAVERFGERFEGVFWRSLLGTPPTLAIFEELIQFVSQGRERLATDNLQQAITQVIALLQRHRFLIVLDEVEAILPARSGEIPAGCEGYGDFLKRAGSDRHQSCLLLTSREKPGEVVAYEGQMLPIRSLQLSGLKSEDAIDLLATKGLSATENELKMLSHFYGGNPLALKTISTTIQELFNGNIAKFLHQNTLVLGDRLRGLLAQHLDRLSKAETTILFWLALDPEPLSLEQLSEYLVFPLSRSQILEILAALERRSLIDKITHEGEIAFTLQPLVMKYAIEKFVEGSVAELQSAIAERTLEPLELLDSHTPILHRTERAPKIPPSRVFSRLIEGLQAKLGCGKSKLKEQLSPLILLLDGRSPAAVGYLKVNLKAIFQALDDAIA from the coding sequence ATGGCCGATACGTTGAAAGCTTGTAAGGAAGGGCTAGAAATTGTCGATCGCGCCCGACGCAGGAAGGGTTGGACGAAAACCCGCACTCCAGCTTGGTGGGATAGCGCTTACACGACGCAAGCGACGCTGAAACGCTTTTGGCGCGGGATTGCAATTCAGCGAGAGAACTTTATTGCTATTTGTCAAGCGGTGGGCGTATCGGATTGGGATGCGATCGCAACTTCGCTTCCGTCTGAAGACATCAAAGATTTAGCCTCGCCGAAATCTCCCCTTTCCCCTCGTATCGACTGGGGAGAAGCGCCAGATTTACCTTATTTTTACGGGCGCGATTTAGAATTGCAAAAGCTGGAACGCTGGATAATTGGCGATCGCTGCAAGTTAATTACCCTGCTAGGATTGGGCGGAATTGGCAAAACTTCTCTAGCGGTAACGGCGGTGGAACGCTTCGGAGAACGGTTTGAAGGCGTTTTTTGGCGTTCTTTGCTCGGAACTCCACCGACTTTAGCTATTTTTGAGGAACTGATTCAATTTGTTTCCCAAGGGCGAGAACGTCTGGCAACCGACAATCTGCAACAAGCGATAACGCAGGTTATTGCGCTCTTACAGCGCCATCGCTTCCTAATCGTGTTGGATGAAGTCGAAGCGATTCTTCCCGCTCGGAGTGGCGAAATTCCGGCGGGATGCGAGGGGTATGGGGACTTTTTGAAGCGTGCGGGAAGCGATCGCCATCAGAGTTGTTTGTTGCTAACCAGTCGCGAAAAACCGGGCGAAGTGGTCGCGTATGAGGGGCAAATGCTGCCGATTCGCTCGTTGCAGTTGAGCGGGTTGAAGTCGGAGGATGCGATCGATCTGTTGGCGACGAAAGGGCTTTCGGCAACTGAAAATGAATTGAAGATGTTGAGCCATTTTTATGGGGGAAATCCTTTAGCTTTAAAGACGATTTCGACAACCATTCAAGAATTATTTAATGGCAATATTGCTAAGTTTTTGCATCAAAATACTTTGGTGTTAGGCGATCGCTTGCGGGGACTGCTCGCGCAACATCTCGATCGCCTCTCGAAAGCCGAGACAACGATCTTATTTTGGCTCGCTCTCGATCCAGAACCGCTCTCTTTGGAGCAATTGAGCGAATACCTTGTCTTTCCCCTGTCGCGATCGCAGATTTTAGAAATTCTTGCAGCCTTGGAGCGGCGATCCTTAATCGATAAAATAACCCATGAGGGCGAAATTGCTTTTACACTGCAACCGCTGGTGATGAAGTACGCGATCGAAAAGTTTGTTGAAGGTAGCGTAGCAGAGCTTCAAAGCGCGATCGCCGAGCGAACCTTAGAACCGCTCGAATTGCTCGATAGTCATACTCCCATTCTGCATCGAACTGAGCGCGCTCCTAAAATTCCGCCTTCGCGTGTTTTCTCGAGACTGATTGAAGGCTTGCAAGCCAAATTAGGCTGCGGTAAAAGCAAGCTTAAAGAACAACTTTCCCCGTTGATCCTTTTGTTAGACGGGCGCTCTCCCGCAGCCGTCGGTTATCTAAAAGTGAATTTAAAGGCAATTTTTCAGGCATTAGATGATGCCATTGCTTAG